Genomic DNA from Triticum dicoccoides isolate Atlit2015 ecotype Zavitan chromosome 4B, WEW_v2.0, whole genome shotgun sequence:
AGCATCTCGGCCATGACGCATCCCAGCGACCACACGTCGACGCCCGCGTCGTAGTCCGGCCTCCCCAGGAGCATCTCGGGGGCCATGTAGGGCATGGTGCCGGCGAACTCGTACGGCTTCCTCGCGTTCTTCAAGGACATGGCCAGCCCGAGGTCGCAGAGCTTTAGGATCTTTCCTCCTTCCCCGACCAGGATGTTGTGGGGCTTGATGTCGCGGTGGAGGATGCGGTGGTTGTGCATCTTGTTGGCGCCGGTGAGGAGCTGCCACATGTAGGCTTTCACGATGGCCTCCGGTAGCGGCGGCCTCTCGGACAAGAAAGCGTGGAGGTTGGGCCCGACGTAGTCCATGGCGAGGCAGAGGTTGTAGGTCTCAGGGTCGCGGAAGAGTCCGTGGGAGCCGACGACGTAAGTGTTCGGGGTGCAGGCCTCGAGGAAGCCGGCCTCGTCCTGGATCTCTTTGTTGGCGGTGACAAGATCGCCGCTGCAGCGGAGGACCTTGATGGCGACGGTCTTGCCCGTGACGCGGTGGCGCGCCTTGAGGACGGCGCCGAAGCTGCCCTCGCCGAGGCAGGGCGTGTCATCGAACTCGAAGGCCGCGGTGCTGCCGATGCGGACGCGCCTCCTCTTGCAGCAGGAGATTTCTGGTTCTTGATCCGTCCCGTGGCCGGCAGCTGGTCGCTTGCCGGCAGCCATGGCGCTCGAGCTGGACTAGGGCTTCGCTTCGCGTGGACTTGATGCGGGGCTTGGCGATGGatcggaggtggaagcaggagatcGAGGAAAGGGGGGAGGGAGCTAGGGTTGAGCTAGAGCAACGCAAACATTTCTGTATATATAGATCGTGCATGAATGCGCGATCGACTAGGCTACGTATTGGGTACTGACCGCGCACCACCCGGATTCCATCCATCAGCCCTGCATGCGTATTCTTTAAGCAAACCGCGTGCAGATGGAGTTCGATATTGCTCTGGCTATGGATGCTGATGGAGTTTGCTATGCTATCCGTATTGTGATTGTACTCGGAGTAAATCGAGTCAATTGCATGGCTTGCATGTTGTGCTAGCGTGCATTACAAGTCAAAGGATATTGCCATACGGACGGGTTTAGTCAAAGTTGGAGTTGGCTGTTGTGCGCATGGCCGAATATGTGGGCCCGACTATACTATTACTCCCTCCGGTCcctgcatataagaattgtctg
This window encodes:
- the LOC119294412 gene encoding putative cyclin-dependent kinase F-2, producing MAAGKRPAAGHGTDQEPEISCCKRRRVRIGSTAAFEFDDTPCLGEGSFGAVLKARHRVTGKTVAIKVLRCSGDLVTANKEIQDEAGFLEACTPNTYVVGSHGLFRDPETYNLCLAMDYVGPNLHAFLSERPPLPEAIVKAYMWQLLTGANKMHNHRILHRDIKPHNILVGEGGKILKLCDLGLAMSLKNARKPYEFAGTMPYMAPEMLLGRPDYDAGVDVWSLGCVMAEMLTGRMLFKADKKDDRAAQLSAIFRVLGFPDESTWPDFVAAEVPRVFFSAQAQQHNTNTLGNLFPRETLSQDGFQVLKGLLECNPARRLTTAAALQLPWFEPKLPTPTDDVSKSLPPVRNVMRIKIVSAGTLKKKTVLRIKFTPPATPKKNLGRIKIIPPATPGTKENLLQRIKVIPPATPQMKNVLRIPLAMWNKAM